One region of Acidovorax sp. T1 genomic DNA includes:
- a CDS encoding multicopper oxidase family protein, which translates to MNRRNFFSGAATAVAAASVSRVALAALPEPALQTSADTAPPLHPPTGRPYNPVVTLNGWTAPWRMNAGVKEFHLVAEPVVREVAPGFVVNMWGYNGQSPGPTIEVVEGDRVRIFVTNRLPEHTTIHWHGQRLPNGMDGVGGLNQPGIQPGKTFVYEFEARRPGTFMYHPHADEMVQMAMGMMGLWITHPNVGKGAAHPHIAKVQRDYAFLLNAFDVEPGSLTPKVNTMLDHNIWCFNSRVFPAISPLVARQGERVRIRVGNLTMTNHPIHLHGHEFEVTGTDGGPVPKSARWPEVTTDVAVGQMRQVDFIADEPGDWALHCHKSHHTMGAMGHSVPTMIGVDHRGLVGKIQKIVPDYMVMGERGMADMGAMEMPLPDNTFPMMTGTGPFGPLEMGGMFTTLKVRADQRAGDYRDPGDFKQPPGTQAYEWTGAPASTPRPARTDTPGTAPGAANARKPAASGHPH; encoded by the coding sequence ATGAACCGTCGCAATTTCTTCTCTGGCGCCGCCACCGCCGTGGCCGCTGCCTCCGTCAGCCGCGTGGCCCTGGCCGCGCTGCCCGAGCCCGCCCTGCAGACCAGCGCCGACACCGCGCCGCCGCTGCACCCGCCCACGGGCCGCCCCTACAACCCGGTGGTCACCCTGAACGGCTGGACCGCCCCCTGGCGCATGAACGCTGGTGTCAAGGAATTCCACCTGGTGGCCGAGCCCGTGGTGCGCGAGGTGGCGCCCGGCTTCGTGGTGAATATGTGGGGCTACAACGGCCAAAGCCCCGGTCCCACCATCGAGGTGGTCGAGGGCGACCGCGTGCGCATCTTCGTCACCAACCGCCTGCCCGAGCACACCACCATCCACTGGCACGGCCAGCGCCTGCCCAACGGCATGGACGGCGTGGGCGGGCTCAACCAGCCGGGCATCCAGCCAGGCAAGACCTTTGTCTACGAGTTCGAGGCGCGCCGCCCCGGCACCTTCATGTACCACCCGCATGCCGACGAGATGGTGCAAATGGCCATGGGCATGATGGGCCTGTGGATCACCCACCCGAATGTGGGCAAGGGGGCCGCGCACCCGCACATCGCCAAGGTGCAGCGCGACTACGCTTTTTTACTCAACGCGTTTGACGTGGAGCCCGGCAGCCTGACCCCCAAAGTCAACACCATGCTAGACCACAACATCTGGTGCTTCAACAGCCGCGTCTTCCCCGCCATCAGTCCGCTGGTGGCACGTCAGGGCGAGCGCGTGCGCATCCGCGTGGGCAACCTCACCATGACCAACCACCCCATCCACCTGCACGGCCACGAATTTGAAGTGACCGGCACCGACGGCGGCCCCGTGCCCAAAAGCGCGCGCTGGCCCGAGGTAACCACCGACGTGGCCGTGGGCCAGATGCGGCAGGTCGATTTCATTGCCGACGAGCCCGGCGACTGGGCGCTGCACTGCCACAAAAGCCACCACACCATGGGCGCCATGGGCCACAGCGTGCCGACCATGATTGGCGTCGATCATCGGGGCCTGGTCGGCAAGATCCAGAAGATCGTGCCCGACTACATGGTGATGGGCGAGCGCGGCATGGCCGACATGGGCGCCATGGAGATGCCGCTGCCCGACAACACCTTCCCCATGATGACCGGCACCGGGCCGTTTGGCCCACTGGAGATGGGCGGCATGTTCACCACGCTGAAAGTGCGCGCCGACCAGAGAGCGGGCGACTACCGCGACCCCGGCGACTTCAAGCAGCCGCCGGGCACGCAGGCCTATGAATGGACGGGCGCACCCGCCAGCACGCCACGCCCCGCACGCACCGACACCCCTGGCACCGCCCCCGGCGCCGCCAACGCACGCAAGCCCGCCGCCAGCGGCCACCCACATTGA
- a CDS encoding TolC family protein — MSAIHRLSLLGAVAFLAGCASVSPDGLRGDVAALTAGRTGGVQAALPAADPAARAQAQQSIQGWLAQPLTQDAAVRIALLNNPGLHARLAALGVADAERVQAITLPNPHLALGRFTNSQEREIERTLSFSLLDLVTLPWRTARQAERMQVATLQTAQEVVTLASDTRRAWLRAVAAEQVAAAHERMAEAAETGAELARRMARVGNWSRLQLAREQAVLHETRAQLARARLAAATEREQLSRRLGVWGLQAQYRLADQLPALPATALPADGIEATALRERLDVQAARRQLDTQAIRQGWSRVGAVFGDIGLAYTRNTTTERATGERDVKRGWELDLPLPLFDWGGAARTRAQAEVEQSAAQLQDTAVRARSEVRSAWRTYRTALDLARQQQGEVVPLRQFISDETTLRYNGMLASVWELLAEARASTQAVANAIEAQRDFWLAETDLQLALTGTSPGALQGLTSGAAATTTPQGH; from the coding sequence ATGAGCGCCATCCATCGCCTGTCCCTGCTGGGCGCTGTCGCCTTCCTGGCCGGCTGTGCCAGCGTTTCGCCCGACGGCCTGCGCGGCGACGTGGCTGCGCTCACGGCGGGCCGCACCGGTGGTGTACAAGCCGCCCTGCCCGCTGCCGACCCAGCCGCCCGCGCCCAGGCGCAGCAATCCATCCAGGGTTGGCTGGCCCAGCCCCTCACGCAAGACGCTGCCGTGCGCATTGCGCTGCTCAACAACCCCGGCCTGCACGCCAGGCTGGCCGCACTGGGCGTGGCCGATGCCGAGCGCGTGCAGGCCATCACGCTACCCAACCCGCACCTGGCGCTGGGGCGATTCACCAACAGCCAGGAGCGCGAAATCGAGCGCACCCTGAGCTTCAGCCTGCTGGACCTCGTCACCCTTCCCTGGCGCACCGCCCGGCAGGCCGAGCGCATGCAGGTTGCCACGCTGCAAACCGCACAAGAAGTGGTCACGCTGGCCTCCGACACGCGCCGCGCCTGGCTGCGTGCCGTGGCTGCCGAGCAGGTGGCCGCCGCGCACGAGCGCATGGCCGAGGCCGCCGAAACCGGTGCCGAGCTGGCCCGCCGCATGGCGCGCGTGGGCAACTGGAGCCGCCTGCAACTGGCGCGCGAACAGGCCGTGCTGCACGAAACCCGCGCCCAGCTGGCCCGCGCTCGCCTGGCCGCCGCCACAGAGCGCGAGCAGCTCAGCCGCCGTCTGGGCGTTTGGGGCCTGCAGGCGCAGTACCGCCTGGCAGATCAATTACCCGCCCTGCCCGCCACTGCATTGCCTGCGGACGGCATCGAAGCCACCGCGCTGCGCGAGCGCCTCGATGTGCAGGCTGCCCGCCGCCAGCTCGACACCCAGGCCATCCGACAAGGCTGGAGCCGTGTGGGGGCCGTGTTTGGCGATATCGGCCTGGCTTACACCCGCAACACCACGACCGAAAGAGCGACGGGCGAGCGCGACGTAAAGCGCGGCTGGGAGCTGGACCTGCCCCTGCCCCTGTTTGACTGGGGCGGAGCCGCCCGCACCCGCGCCCAGGCCGAGGTAGAGCAAAGCGCCGCCCAGCTGCAAGACACCGCCGTGCGCGCCCGCAGCGAGGTGCGCAGCGCCTGGCGCACCTACCGCACCGCGCTCGATCTGGCACGCCAGCAGCAAGGCGAGGTCGTGCCCCTGCGCCAGTTCATCAGCGACGAGACCACGTTGCGCTACAACGGCATGCTGGCCAGCGTGTGGGAGCTGCTGGCCGAGGCCCGCGCCAGCACCCAGGCCGTGGCCAACGCCATCGAAGCGCAACGCGACTTCTGGCTGGCCGAGACGGATCTGCAACTGGCACTCACTGGCACGTCGCCAGGCGCATTGCAGGGCCTCACCTCCGGCGCCGCAGCCACCACCACCCCACAAGGCCACTGA